One segment of Desulfosudis oleivorans Hxd3 DNA contains the following:
- a CDS encoding bactofilin family protein, with amino-acid sequence MDSRQKGLSIIDGGLSIEGTLTVKGTLVIKGDVRGTIDGESLVIAAGGRVRATVRVTEMTVGGEFEGDAAVDRDLVILATGSCAGKVACRMLRMEKGGRLNTEVACNGG; translated from the coding sequence ATGGATAGCCGGCAGAAAGGGCTGTCGATCATTGACGGTGGGCTGAGTATAGAAGGCACGCTCACGGTTAAGGGCACCCTGGTGATAAAAGGCGATGTGAGGGGAACCATTGACGGTGAGAGCCTGGTGATCGCGGCCGGGGGGCGGGTTCGGGCCACGGTCCGGGTGACGGAGATGACCGTCGGTGGTGAGTTTGAGGGGGACGCGGCCGTGGACCGGGACCTGGTCATCCTGGCCACCGGCAGCTGCGCCGGAAAGGTCGCCTGCCGCATGCTTCGGATGGAAAAGGGCGGCCGGCTGAATACCGAGGTGGCCTGCAACGGGGGATAA
- a CDS encoding M14/M99 family metallopeptidase, translating into MVFSASPGVEQWRISRFSRRAGAWTALCLACLLLLPVSALSQRAEHVVYFENTDYELHVYRLYGREDGKTLLLIGGIQGDEPGGFLSADLYVDLTLARGNLIVVPRANFQSILMQRRQVNKDMNRTFSGDVDRNSYEARVVEILKELIAESDCMLNLHDGSGFYSPTWISDQRNPNRYGQCLIADCDIYEDPERGIRLDLGKMARTVIADMNRHIKNPDHHFHFNNHRTNEKDSTHKEQRGSATYYAVYNCGIPAFGVETHKGLSLAEKVSQHNYAINGFMALLDIVPETPGIYLDTPELSYLLVSINGGSSVLVANQQTLYVRPGDIVRVIHIEANYKRGLTVDLLGAGTLNDLRKDFKITRESKLVARKDSLPCGTVYVAFGGDPMNRAQNIATVDAGGSALFFNVEVNGQPLVFPNYGHVELIRGDTLKLVDVAGNGPYGDVVVNFKGFVGDETNNTGEDRGYLIHTAKDLWERYAVDKEKNTYQVVATRKGQVTGKLFVHLNPPVLRYLMLQAADGAEHLYCCRPGATLVLSTKAAGSLRLADMITNVSDNKGVRVFAGFGDTLAEWPRGGGLPGADRIAGRPAEAACRVEVRRGDEVIGQVTLRFLKEHENG; encoded by the coding sequence ATGGTTTTTTCTGCATCGCCCGGCGTTGAACAGTGGCGGATCAGCCGGTTCTCCCGAAGAGCGGGGGCATGGACGGCGCTTTGTCTCGCCTGCCTGCTGCTGCTGCCGGTTTCGGCCCTTTCTCAACGGGCCGAGCATGTGGTCTATTTTGAAAATACCGATTATGAGCTTCACGTTTACAGGCTTTATGGCCGGGAAGATGGCAAGACGCTGCTGCTCATCGGCGGCATTCAGGGGGATGAGCCCGGCGGCTTTCTTTCCGCCGATCTTTACGTGGACCTGACCCTGGCCAGGGGCAACCTGATCGTGGTGCCAAGAGCCAATTTTCAGTCGATCCTGATGCAGCGACGCCAGGTCAACAAGGACATGAACCGGACCTTTTCCGGCGACGTGGACCGGAACAGTTACGAGGCAAGGGTGGTTGAAATCCTCAAAGAGCTGATCGCGGAGAGCGACTGCATGCTCAACCTGCACGACGGATCGGGATTCTATTCTCCCACCTGGATCAGCGACCAGCGCAATCCCAACCGTTACGGCCAGTGCCTTATCGCCGACTGTGATATCTACGAGGACCCGGAACGGGGTATTCGCCTGGATCTGGGGAAGATGGCCCGGACCGTCATCGCCGATATGAACCGTCATATCAAGAACCCGGACCACCATTTTCATTTCAACAACCACCGGACCAATGAAAAAGATTCTACCCATAAGGAACAGCGGGGGTCGGCCACCTATTACGCGGTCTACAATTGCGGTATTCCCGCCTTTGGCGTGGAGACCCATAAAGGGCTTTCCCTGGCGGAAAAGGTGAGTCAGCACAATTACGCCATCAACGGGTTTATGGCGCTTCTGGATATTGTTCCCGAAACGCCGGGCATCTATCTGGATACCCCGGAATTGAGTTATCTGCTGGTTTCCATTAACGGCGGTTCTTCGGTCCTGGTGGCTAACCAGCAGACACTTTATGTAAGACCGGGAGACATCGTCCGGGTCATTCATATAGAAGCCAACTACAAGCGCGGCCTGACCGTGGATCTCCTGGGGGCAGGTACCCTGAACGATCTGCGAAAAGATTTTAAGATCACCCGGGAGTCGAAACTTGTTGCCCGAAAGGATTCCCTGCCCTGCGGCACCGTGTACGTGGCGTTTGGCGGTGATCCCATGAACAGGGCCCAGAACATTGCCACGGTGGATGCGGGCGGGTCGGCCCTGTTTTTCAATGTGGAGGTTAATGGTCAACCCCTTGTATTTCCCAATTATGGCCACGTGGAACTGATACGCGGCGACACGCTCAAGCTGGTTGATGTGGCGGGCAACGGCCCCTATGGCGACGTGGTGGTGAACTTCAAGGGGTTTGTGGGAGACGAGACCAACAATACCGGTGAGGACAGGGGCTATTTGATTCATACCGCCAAAGACCTTTGGGAGCGGTATGCCGTTGACAAAGAGAAGAACACCTATCAGGTGGTGGCGACCCGGAAGGGTCAGGTCACGGGAAAGCTGTTCGTGCACCTCAACCCGCCGGTATTGCGATACCTGATGCTTCAGGCGGCCGACGGTGCTGAGCACCTCTACTGCTGCCGGCCCGGAGCAACGCTTGTCCTGAGCACAAAAGCGGCCGGCTCCCTGCGCCTGGCCGACATGATCACCAACGTGTCGGACAATAAAGGTGTGCGGGTGTTTGCCGGTTTCGGCGACACCCTTGCCGAATGGCCCAGGGGCGGCGGGCTGCCCGGCGCCGATCGCATCGCCGGACGACCGGCTGAAGCAGCCTGTCGCGTGGAGGTACGGCGCGGAGATGAGGTGATAGGGCAGGTGACGCTACGATTTTTAAAGGAGCATGAGAATGGATAG
- a CDS encoding L,D-transpeptidase family protein encodes MALAVLGISGTGAQAFSIPDLVVYSEEDRPQYVILVEKATQQLFLFSFYKNSIRKEKQWKCSTGENHGPKLVMGDKKTPEGIYFFTRKYTDSELAPIYGTLAFPLDYPNVLDHEAEKNGSAIWLHGTNKVLKDNDSNGCVALENGSIDALAPYIELYHTPIVIVHEVAEAPWQAVPRVDKAVGALVRQWNDALVSGTYHDYLRFYDPRYLPDMGWWKKWRRVRGEVAGELPDLYIDMDSLLVVRYDKNYVALFDQVVSAGGSWVKAGRRKLFLEETTNGLKIVGDTFQGPEVKGGAQSPSNRLVAACRNVYDVAVTEKSVRRMLDQWLSAWSRMDMDAYGTFYAGDFVFDGMNKKGWLAYKRKLNWQYDYIRVAMDNLRFVETSPAVCVVTFIQKYESDRYSDMGLKTLILKKEDGQWRIHRESWEALDLPPTPKTEG; translated from the coding sequence ATGGCGCTGGCGGTACTGGGCATCTCCGGGACAGGGGCCCAGGCATTTTCCATTCCCGACCTGGTGGTCTATTCCGAGGAGGACCGGCCCCAGTATGTCATCCTGGTGGAAAAGGCCACCCAGCAGCTTTTCCTGTTTTCTTTTTACAAAAATTCTATTCGCAAGGAAAAGCAGTGGAAGTGCTCCACCGGTGAGAACCATGGTCCCAAGCTGGTGATGGGTGACAAAAAAACACCGGAGGGCATCTATTTTTTCACCCGCAAGTACACAGACAGTGAGCTGGCGCCGATTTATGGCACCCTTGCGTTCCCTCTGGACTACCCCAACGTGCTGGATCATGAAGCGGAAAAGAACGGCAGCGCCATCTGGCTTCACGGTACCAATAAAGTGTTGAAGGACAATGATTCCAACGGCTGCGTGGCGCTGGAGAATGGCAGCATTGACGCGCTGGCCCCGTATATAGAGCTTTATCATACCCCCATCGTGATCGTCCACGAGGTGGCCGAAGCCCCATGGCAGGCCGTTCCCCGGGTGGACAAGGCGGTGGGAGCCCTGGTGCGGCAATGGAATGACGCACTGGTTTCCGGCACCTACCACGACTATCTTCGGTTTTATGACCCCCGTTACCTGCCCGACATGGGGTGGTGGAAAAAGTGGCGCCGAGTGCGCGGCGAGGTGGCCGGGGAACTTCCGGACCTTTACATTGACATGGATTCGCTTCTGGTGGTTCGCTATGACAAAAATTATGTGGCCCTTTTTGACCAGGTTGTTTCAGCCGGCGGCAGCTGGGTGAAAGCAGGCAGAAGAAAACTGTTCCTGGAAGAGACGACCAACGGACTGAAGATTGTCGGTGACACTTTTCAGGGACCTGAGGTGAAGGGGGGCGCCCAGAGTCCTTCCAACCGTCTGGTGGCGGCCTGCCGGAACGTGTATGACGTGGCGGTGACGGAGAAAAGTGTCCGCCGGATGCTGGACCAGTGGCTGTCGGCATGGAGCCGAATGGACATGGACGCATACGGCACCTTTTATGCCGGCGATTTTGTTTTCGATGGCATGAACAAAAAGGGGTGGCTGGCCTATAAGCGGAAATTGAACTGGCAGTATGACTATATTCGCGTGGCCATGGACAACCTGCGGTTTGTGGAGACATCACCCGCCGTTTGTGTGGTGACCTTCATTCAGAAATACGAGTCAGACCGTTACAGCGATATGGGCCTGAAAACCCTGATCCTGAAAAAGGAGGACGGGCAATGGAGGATTCACCGGGAGTCCTGGGAAGCGTTGGACCTTCCGCCGACACCGAAAACAGAGGGCTGA
- the ruvB gene encoding Holliday junction branch migration DNA helicase RuvB, with translation MKEKILTFSSDPSSPVTRHETEEDTGDDLFSLRPCDFEDYVGQDRTVETLRIAIAAAKQRSEPLEHVLFHGPPGLGKTTLAHIIAAEMGTSLTITSGPALEKGGDLIGMLTHLKRGDILFVDEIHRLPRTTEEFLYPAMEDFAVDFVFDKGIHARCHRYRLNQFVLVGATTRVGLLSAPLRDRFGIFRKFDFYSRQDLARIVSRSAALMGLTIDETCTMELARRSRGTPRIVNRLLKRVRDYVQVRHGGVITVSAIDDALALEGVDEKGLTGLDRSYLETIIQYYGGGPVGIEAIGATLQEETDTLVDVVEPFLLAEGLLQRTSSGRKATEAAYRHLGVQWRG, from the coding sequence ATGAAAGAAAAGATACTTACGTTTTCTTCTGATCCCTCTTCTCCGGTCACCCGGCATGAGACGGAAGAAGATACCGGCGACGATCTTTTTTCCCTGCGGCCGTGCGATTTTGAAGATTACGTGGGCCAGGACCGGACCGTGGAGACCCTGCGGATCGCCATTGCGGCCGCCAAGCAGCGGAGCGAGCCCCTTGAGCATGTGCTGTTTCACGGTCCTCCCGGCCTGGGCAAGACCACCCTGGCCCATATTATTGCCGCTGAAATGGGAACCAGCCTCACCATTACTTCGGGCCCAGCCCTGGAAAAGGGCGGGGACCTGATCGGCATGCTGACCCATCTGAAACGCGGCGACATCCTGTTTGTCGATGAGATCCATCGGCTGCCCCGGACCACCGAGGAGTTCCTTTATCCGGCCATGGAAGACTTTGCCGTGGATTTCGTGTTTGACAAGGGCATTCATGCCCGGTGTCACCGGTACCGGCTCAACCAGTTCGTGCTGGTGGGGGCCACCACCCGGGTGGGGCTTCTCTCCGCGCCCCTGCGGGACCGGTTCGGCATTTTTCGTAAATTTGATTTTTATTCCCGACAAGACCTGGCCCGCATTGTTTCCCGGTCCGCGGCCCTGATGGGGCTGACCATTGATGAAACATGCACGATGGAACTGGCCCGACGGTCCCGGGGAACCCCCCGCATCGTGAACCGCCTGTTAAAGCGGGTCCGGGACTACGTACAGGTGCGTCATGGCGGTGTGATCACGGTGTCGGCCATTGACGATGCCCTGGCGCTGGAGGGAGTGGACGAAAAGGGATTGACCGGCCTGGACCGGTCCTATCTGGAAACCATTATTCAATATTACGGCGGCGGCCCGGTGGGCATCGAGGCCATCGGCGCCACACTGCAGGAGGAGACCGACACACTGGTCGATGTGGTGGAACCCTTTCTGCTGGCCGAAGGACTGCTTCAGCGGACCTCCTCGGGCAGGAAGGCGACAGAGGCCGCCTACAGACATCTGGGGGTGCAATGGCGCGGATAA
- the ruvA gene encoding Holliday junction branch migration protein RuvA, with the protein MIGYLEGTLLKKKEDRILLLAGPVGYEVLLPAVVMASLQGKREGDPLFFHIYHYQTERQPKPVLIGFNTEEEKDFFHLLITVEAIGPLKAVQCLTLPIGEVAEAIETGNSALLGQLKGVGGRTAQKMIATLKGKVGRFADAGHSSAPDVPVTGSLADQTVEVLVGQLGYKPNEARLMVAGALKRNPDVSTPEALFDEIFKHGQAQ; encoded by the coding sequence ATGATCGGTTATCTTGAAGGCACCTTGCTGAAAAAAAAGGAAGACCGCATTCTCCTGCTGGCCGGGCCGGTGGGGTATGAGGTGCTGTTGCCCGCCGTGGTGATGGCGTCCCTGCAGGGCAAGCGGGAGGGGGACCCGCTTTTTTTCCACATCTATCATTACCAGACTGAACGGCAGCCCAAGCCGGTGCTCATCGGGTTCAATACCGAGGAGGAAAAGGATTTCTTTCATTTGCTGATCACGGTGGAGGCCATCGGCCCCCTCAAGGCGGTACAGTGCCTGACGCTGCCCATCGGTGAGGTGGCCGAGGCCATTGAGACCGGCAACAGCGCCCTGCTGGGCCAGTTGAAAGGGGTGGGCGGCCGCACGGCCCAGAAGATGATCGCCACGCTCAAGGGCAAGGTGGGCCGCTTTGCCGATGCCGGTCATTCATCAGCGCCGGATGTGCCGGTGACCGGCAGTCTGGCGGACCAGACAGTGGAGGTGCTGGTGGGGCAGCTGGGTTATAAACCCAACGAAGCCCGGCTGATGGTGGCCGGGGCACTGAAGCGCAACCCCGACGTTTCCACCCCGGAAGCGCTGTTTGACGAAATTTTCAAGCACGGACAGGCCCAATGA
- a CDS encoding crossover junction endodeoxyribonuclease RuvC codes for MVKVIGIDPGLADTGVGIVKGCDGRVSGYSFGCIQTSKNDSLQCRLHRIFSNVQDLLRDEKPDVMVVEDVFFLKKYPVSGIVLGEVTGVILLAGFQENVKAVKVPVREIKQVVTGNGNAGKKQLGEAVSRFLGHDGPIRPDHASDALALAIMGLLRYDRLS; via the coding sequence ATGGTTAAGGTTATCGGCATTGATCCCGGCCTGGCCGACACCGGCGTCGGCATTGTAAAAGGGTGTGACGGTCGGGTTTCAGGCTATTCCTTTGGCTGCATCCAGACGTCGAAAAATGACTCTTTGCAATGCCGCCTGCACCGTATCTTTTCGAATGTTCAGGATCTGCTGCGGGATGAAAAGCCGGATGTCATGGTGGTTGAGGATGTCTTTTTCTTGAAAAAATACCCGGTTTCCGGCATTGTGCTGGGCGAGGTGACCGGTGTGATCCTCCTGGCCGGGTTCCAGGAAAATGTGAAAGCCGTCAAGGTGCCGGTGCGGGAGATCAAACAGGTTGTCACCGGCAACGGCAATGCCGGTAAAAAACAGCTGGGTGAAGCGGTGAGCCGGTTTTTGGGCCATGACGGGCCGATTCGCCCGGACCACGCCTCCGATGCCCTGGCCCTGGCCATTATGGGACTGCTCCGTTATGATCGGTTATCTTGA
- the ybgF gene encoding tol-pal system protein YbgF, translating to MRIILFFILPVFVLGGCIATQNSTLVDSRVYQLEQEQFVVKRDIDYLKNSVESKEQALRADFAVLKAELNALREEVQSLRGELEAAVHLLEKQKDAATDAEKERQEQMTALGRSLIERVAAMEHYLGMEAPAPGAAADEAAADRAESAAEGNLAVERLYGMARQHYEQGNYDAARKGFEELIARFPKSDLADNARFWIGESYFREKWYEKAILEYQKAIDDYPRGNKVPAALLKQGIAFSYIGKTTEARVVLNKLVKQFPGSSDAKIGEQKLAEL from the coding sequence ATGCGAATCATCCTTTTTTTTATTTTACCGGTCTTTGTTCTGGGCGGCTGCATTGCCACCCAGAACAGCACCCTGGTCGATTCCCGCGTGTACCAACTGGAGCAGGAGCAGTTTGTCGTCAAGAGGGACATCGACTACCTGAAAAACAGTGTTGAAAGCAAGGAGCAGGCCCTGCGGGCCGATTTTGCCGTGCTAAAGGCCGAGCTCAACGCGTTGCGGGAAGAGGTGCAGTCCCTGCGGGGAGAACTGGAGGCCGCCGTCCATCTTCTGGAAAAGCAGAAAGACGCGGCAACGGACGCTGAAAAAGAACGCCAGGAGCAGATGACGGCCCTGGGCCGCAGCCTGATTGAACGGGTCGCCGCCATGGAACATTATCTGGGCATGGAGGCGCCGGCACCGGGGGCCGCGGCAGACGAAGCGGCGGCGGACAGGGCCGAAAGCGCCGCAGAGGGCAACCTGGCGGTTGAGCGCTTATACGGAATGGCCCGCCAGCACTACGAGCAGGGCAACTATGATGCCGCGCGAAAGGGATTTGAAGAGCTGATTGCACGCTTTCCCAAGTCTGATCTTGCGGACAACGCCCGGTTCTGGATCGGGGAGAGCTACTTTCGGGAAAAGTGGTACGAAAAGGCCATTCTTGAATATCAGAAGGCCATCGACGATTATCCCAGGGGGAACAAAGTGCCCGCTGCCCTCCTGAAACAGGGCATCGCCTTCAGCTATATCGGCAAGACCACGGAAGCCCGGGTGGTGCTCAATAAACTGGTCAAACAGTTTCCCGGTTCCAGTGACGCGAAAATCGGGGAACAAAAGCTGGCGGAGCTTTGA
- the pal gene encoding peptidoglycan-associated lipoprotein Pal: MEKKRLFVMFVMLFAICGLLFTVSCAKQSVKSEATELETESSLAADEASQMAAEEMAEAEAIAAEKAAARHAFVNENIHFDFDKSTLTPAAREILRTKATWLRDNSDAAVVVEGHCDERGTTEYNLALGDRRAKAAKDFLVDMGISASRLSTISYGEERPLDPRSNETAWAKNRRAQFVLR; encoded by the coding sequence ATGGAAAAGAAACGGTTGTTTGTCATGTTTGTCATGCTGTTTGCCATATGCGGTCTGTTGTTTACCGTGTCTTGCGCAAAACAGAGTGTGAAATCAGAGGCTACCGAGCTGGAAACAGAATCCTCCCTCGCTGCCGATGAAGCATCTCAAATGGCGGCCGAAGAGATGGCCGAGGCCGAAGCCATTGCCGCTGAAAAGGCCGCGGCCCGTCACGCTTTTGTCAACGAGAACATCCATTTTGATTTTGACAAATCCACCCTGACCCCCGCGGCCCGGGAAATTCTTCGGACCAAGGCCACGTGGCTCCGGGACAATTCGGATGCGGCAGTAGTTGTTGAAGGCCATTGCGACGAGCGGGGCACCACCGAGTACAACCTGGCCCTGGGTGACCGGCGCGCCAAGGCGGCCAAGGATTTTCTGGTGGACATGGGCATCTCCGCGTCCCGCCTTTCCACCATCAGCTACGGCGAGGAAAGGCCCCTGGATCCCAGGAGCAACGAAACCGCCTGGGCAAAGAACCGTCGTGCCCAGTTTGTGCTCCGCTAA
- the tolB gene encoding Tol-Pal system beta propeller repeat protein TolB: MVKRSLLVLALLICLPATLFAQYDYVRISNPFLHKIPIAVPLFQALTGTEPEVKAAQSGADLLADTLEFTRYFNLINRAAFLERPDRTGVTLADIDCKNWRDIGAEFLITGGVTVAGGMMEMELRLFDVFKERMILGKKYKGKPVDQRKMIRRFCAEVMEQLTGTPGIFESRIAFISTGDGSKEIYACEFDGYNPQRITRNSSINLSPAWSSDGQWLAYTSYRKGGPDLYITHLTENRGTVFSKEGINIAPSWVPGQFMLAATLSFEGDQEIYLLTGSGTVVRRLTRSWGIDVSPTFSPDGKRMAFVSGRAGSPQIFIMDMGSGRTQRLTFEGGYNTNPSWNPVNDTIAYCAMTGGAFNVRVIDVKTGATVALTADQGDNESPSWSPDGSLIAFSSTREAGVSRIYVMTAAGTDPRRLLILPGEQTGPKWSPAVAAGR, from the coding sequence ATGGTAAAGCGATCCCTGCTTGTTCTGGCCCTGCTGATCTGTCTGCCGGCCACACTTTTTGCCCAGTATGATTACGTGCGGATCAGCAACCCGTTTCTGCATAAGATTCCCATTGCCGTGCCCCTGTTTCAGGCCCTTACCGGTACCGAGCCCGAGGTCAAGGCCGCACAGAGCGGGGCCGACCTGCTGGCCGACACCCTGGAGTTCACCCGTTATTTTAACCTGATCAACCGGGCCGCCTTTCTGGAACGGCCGGACCGGACCGGGGTGACCCTGGCCGACATTGATTGTAAGAACTGGCGCGACATCGGCGCCGAGTTTCTGATCACCGGCGGCGTGACAGTGGCCGGGGGAATGATGGAGATGGAACTCCGGCTGTTTGACGTGTTCAAGGAGCGGATGATTCTCGGCAAAAAGTACAAGGGCAAACCTGTGGACCAGCGGAAAATGATCCGCCGGTTCTGCGCGGAGGTGATGGAACAGCTTACCGGCACCCCAGGCATCTTTGAAAGCAGAATCGCATTTATCTCCACCGGCGACGGCAGCAAGGAGATCTATGCCTGTGAATTTGACGGGTACAACCCGCAGCGGATCACGCGCAACAGCAGCATCAATCTCTCCCCGGCCTGGTCGTCGGATGGCCAGTGGCTGGCCTACACCTCCTACCGCAAGGGGGGGCCGGACCTTTACATCACGCACCTCACCGAAAACCGGGGGACGGTTTTTTCCAAAGAGGGGATTAACATCGCGCCGTCCTGGGTGCCGGGCCAGTTCATGCTGGCCGCCACTCTCTCTTTTGAAGGGGACCAGGAAATCTACCTGCTCACCGGATCCGGCACGGTTGTCCGGCGGCTGACCCGAAGCTGGGGCATTGATGTCTCTCCCACTTTTTCGCCGGACGGCAAACGCATGGCCTTTGTGTCCGGCCGGGCCGGCAGCCCCCAGATTTTTATCATGGACATGGGCTCCGGCCGCACCCAAAGGTTGACTTTTGAGGGCGGATACAATACAAATCCTAGTTGGAACCCTGTAAATGACACGATTGCGTACTGCGCCATGACCGGCGGTGCGTTTAATGTTCGTGTCATTGACGTAAAAACAGGCGCCACTGTGGCCCTGACCGCCGACCAGGGTGATAACGAGTCTCCCTCATGGTCGCCGGACGGCAGCCTGATTGCGTTCAGCTCCACGCGGGAGGCCGGGGTTTCCAGGATTTACGTGATGACCGCCGCCGGCACCGATCCAAGGCGGCTGTTGATACTGCCGGGGGAACAGACAGGCCCGAAATGGTCGCCGGCCGTGGCGGCGGGCAGATAA
- a CDS encoding energy transducer TonB codes for MAVSYHASLLDDRHTGSGSFAAWMSLSFGFHLLVLVLLVVSGSYSGCQKRSFPMGAISVDLVSLPGPASGPSKPAAVAGKTAPAPAPPVRESKAPAYEKPAVVPKPKAAVSTKKNTAPVKASPRTAPAAAPEAEDTGDAELAKTLADLEQKVSQTEQNVSISGQSNGPAGGGGTGAGGGRAASALEIYNVEMGFQIRKNWVSPMGVDENLQAVIAIHIAADGSLMDLRFEKRSGNDTYDESARKAILKSVPLPPLPKGFVLHRVNLEFTPKDAR; via the coding sequence ATGGCTGTTTCTTACCATGCATCGCTTCTGGACGACCGGCATACCGGTTCCGGCTCTTTTGCCGCCTGGATGTCGCTCTCCTTTGGATTTCACCTGCTGGTACTGGTGCTGCTGGTGGTTTCGGGAAGCTATTCGGGATGCCAGAAGCGCTCATTTCCCATGGGCGCCATCAGCGTGGACCTGGTCTCTCTTCCCGGCCCGGCTTCAGGGCCGTCAAAACCGGCGGCCGTCGCAGGCAAGACAGCCCCGGCCCCGGCCCCGCCGGTCAGGGAGAGCAAGGCCCCGGCCTATGAAAAGCCGGCGGTGGTGCCCAAACCCAAAGCCGCGGTATCGACAAAAAAGAATACCGCGCCGGTCAAGGCTTCGCCCAGGACCGCCCCGGCAGCGGCCCCGGAAGCCGAAGATACGGGTGATGCCGAACTGGCCAAAACCCTTGCCGATCTTGAACAGAAAGTGAGCCAGACCGAACAGAACGTCAGCATTTCCGGCCAAAGCAACGGACCGGCCGGTGGCGGCGGCACAGGCGCCGGTGGCGGAAGGGCGGCCAGCGCTCTTGAAATCTACAATGTGGAGATGGGGTTTCAGATTCGAAAAAACTGGGTTTCCCCCATGGGCGTGGATGAAAACCTGCAGGCGGTGATCGCCATTCATATTGCCGCCGACGGTAGCCTCATGGACCTGCGGTTTGAAAAGCGGTCGGGCAATGACACCTATGACGAGTCGGCCCGCAAGGCCATTCTCAAGTCCGTGCCCCTGCCGCCCCTGCCAAAGGGGTTTGTGCTGCACAGGGTAAATCTTGAGTTTACGCCGAAAGACGCCCGATAA
- the tolR gene encoding protein TolR — protein sequence MMAGGEQDRLMSDINVTPFVDVMLVLLIIFMVTAPMMVHGVDVALPETSSSPVMVDEEERLIISVDRQQQIFINDMQVEFAFLNEKLAAIMENRRDRQVFLKGDRENSYGYMMAVMAEIKAAGVEKLGMLTQPLEEEKRR from the coding sequence ATGATGGCAGGCGGTGAACAGGACCGGCTGATGTCGGACATCAACGTGACCCCCTTTGTGGATGTCATGCTGGTGCTGCTGATCATCTTCATGGTCACCGCGCCCATGATGGTGCACGGCGTGGACGTGGCCCTTCCCGAAACATCTTCATCTCCGGTGATGGTGGATGAGGAGGAGCGGCTGATCATCTCCGTGGACCGGCAGCAGCAGATATTTATCAACGACATGCAGGTGGAGTTCGCCTTTTTGAACGAAAAGCTGGCCGCCATCATGGAAAACCGCCGGGACCGGCAGGTGTTTCTAAAAGGGGACCGGGAAAACTCCTATGGCTACATGATGGCGGTCATGGCCGAGATCAAGGCCGCGGGCGTGGAGAAGCTGGGCATGCTGACCCAGCCCCTGGAGGAGGAAAAGCGGCGGTGA
- the tolQ gene encoding protein TolQ: MAAKLDIVSMLLNAGLMVQFVLLLLLFFSVTSWTIIFIKYTYIRHALRQSLEFSEYFWKKRDFSEAFAKAKNLDSSPVAQVFRAGYSEFKRFSTPSTRTGSGESENNFDVPVIKSIERALSRGITAETAKLNRLVPFLATTGNTTPFIGLFGTVWGIMNSFHGIGERGAASLAVVAPGISEALVATAAGLAAAIPAVVAYNYFTGKIRVIDSEMRNFASDFLNIIERQVHIAAQARGEKK; encoded by the coding sequence ATGGCCGCCAAGCTTGATATCGTCAGCATGCTGCTGAACGCTGGACTCATGGTCCAGTTCGTGCTGCTGCTGCTGCTCTTTTTTTCCGTCACCTCCTGGACGATCATTTTTATCAAGTACACCTATATTCGCCACGCATTAAGGCAATCCCTGGAGTTTTCCGAATATTTCTGGAAAAAAAGGGACTTTTCCGAGGCCTTTGCCAAGGCCAAAAATCTTGATTCCTCGCCTGTGGCCCAGGTGTTCCGGGCCGGGTACAGCGAGTTCAAAAGGTTCAGCACCCCGTCTACCCGCACCGGGTCCGGCGAATCGGAAAACAATTTTGACGTGCCGGTGATCAAGAGCATTGAGCGGGCCCTGTCCCGGGGCATCACCGCGGAAACCGCCAAGCTCAACCGGCTGGTGCCCTTTCTGGCCACCACGGGCAATACCACCCCCTTTATCGGCCTGTTCGGCACGGTGTGGGGCATCATGAACTCGTTTCACGGCATCGGCGAGCGGGGTGCGGCCAGCCTGGCGGTTGTGGCGCCGGGCATCTCCGAGGCCTTGGTGGCCACGGCCGCCGGCCTGGCCGCAGCCATTCCCGCGGTGGTGGCCTATAACTACTTCACCGGCAAGATTCGGGTGATTGATTCGGAGATGCGCAACTTTGCCTCCGATTTTCTCAACATTATCGAGCGCCAGGTCCATATCGCGGCCCAGGCCAGGGGAGAGAAAAAATGA